One Nocardioidaceae bacterium SCSIO 66511 genomic window carries:
- a CDS encoding NUDIX hydrolase — translation MTLHADAVDVLTRWRAPDDAQDALRRTYLRHLGHHRDAMQRSCRPDHLTASVLVMSADRSQVLLTLHRKLGRWLQTGGHCEDVDADLVAAATREGVEESGIDGLRTDPDPVLLSRHEVPCGPVRPAHHLDVQFVAYAPPGARERISDESAALTWFPIGALPDSADASVRALVEHAARR, via the coding sequence ATGACGCTGCACGCCGACGCGGTCGACGTACTCACCAGGTGGCGTGCACCCGATGACGCGCAGGACGCGCTACGCCGCACGTACCTCCGCCATCTCGGCCACCATCGCGATGCGATGCAGCGCTCCTGCCGGCCGGATCACCTCACGGCAAGTGTCCTGGTGATGTCCGCGGACCGATCGCAGGTGCTGCTCACGCTGCACCGCAAGCTCGGGCGATGGCTGCAGACCGGCGGCCACTGCGAGGACGTCGACGCCGATCTGGTCGCGGCGGCAACCCGCGAGGGTGTCGAGGAGTCAGGCATCGACGGTCTTCGTACCGACCCCGATCCGGTGCTCCTGTCTCGCCACGAGGTGCCGTGCGGCCCCGTACGCCCGGCACACCACCTGGACGTGCAGTTCGTCGCGTACGCGCCACCTGGTGCGCGCGAGCGGATCAGCGACGAGTCCGCCGCCCTCACGTGGTTTCCGATCGGCGCGCTGCCCGACAGCGCCGATGCGAGCGTACGCGCGCTGGTCGAGCACGCGGCGCGGCGCTGA
- a CDS encoding ATP-dependent DNA helicase UvrD2: MPLTADELLDALDPEQREVALALRGPVCVLAGAGTGKTRAITHRIAYGVVSGVYKPTEVLAVTFTNRAAGEMRGRLRTLGADGVQARTFHSAALRQARYFWPKVYGGELPELTASKIPMLSEAVRRCRVDADSALLRDLAAEVEWAKVSNVRPDDYSRLAPEFGRSVAGLDAVTSGRVFAAYEEVKRDRGRIDMEDILLCTAAILTDDPRVAAQVRAQYRWLVVDEFQDVNPLQAALLDLWLGDRDDLCVVGDPLQTIYSFAGASPDHLTSFSRHHPGAQTIELTRNYRSTPQIVSAANSVFSARASREGVILRSQSDDGPQVEYVGHADEVAEAESIAERIDKLHAGGTALREMAVLFRINAQSEAYEEALAAREIPYVVRGVERFFERAEVKQAITLLRGAARAGGQETGELVADVVAVLASMGYTAQAPTTAGSVRDRWESLNALVTMAIEYADSASDGDLTGLVADLERRAHTSHAPVAEGVTLATMHSAKGLEWDAVFCAGIQEGTMPITYAESPQEIEEERRLFYVGMTRARRLLTVSWSAARTPGGRGGRRASRFLDPLLPADAARSRTERTTRKSRSQRRGVARCRTCNGLLDSAAERKIGRCAQCPATYDEQLFEELRTWRMEQASEAKVPAFCVFTDATLVAIAEGLPAESAALARIPGIGKAKIDRYGDDVLAIIKKTSKKSEK; encoded by the coding sequence GTGCCACTCACCGCCGACGAGCTGCTCGACGCGCTCGATCCCGAGCAACGCGAGGTCGCGCTCGCGCTGCGCGGTCCGGTGTGTGTGCTCGCCGGCGCCGGCACCGGCAAGACCCGTGCGATCACCCACCGCATCGCGTACGGCGTCGTCTCGGGCGTCTACAAGCCGACCGAGGTGCTGGCCGTCACCTTCACCAACCGGGCAGCCGGTGAGATGCGCGGCCGCCTCCGTACGCTCGGCGCCGACGGCGTGCAAGCGCGTACGTTCCACTCGGCGGCTCTTCGGCAGGCGCGCTACTTCTGGCCGAAGGTCTACGGAGGCGAGCTTCCGGAGCTGACCGCGTCCAAGATCCCGATGCTCAGCGAGGCGGTACGCCGCTGTCGCGTCGATGCCGACTCCGCGCTGCTCCGCGACCTCGCCGCCGAGGTCGAGTGGGCCAAGGTGAGCAACGTGCGGCCCGACGACTACTCGCGGCTGGCGCCGGAGTTCGGGCGCTCGGTCGCCGGCCTCGACGCGGTGACATCGGGGCGGGTGTTCGCCGCGTACGAGGAGGTCAAGCGCGACCGCGGCCGGATCGACATGGAAGACATCCTGCTGTGCACAGCGGCGATACTCACCGACGACCCACGCGTTGCCGCACAGGTACGCGCGCAATACCGCTGGTTGGTCGTCGACGAGTTCCAGGACGTCAACCCGTTGCAGGCCGCTTTGCTCGATCTGTGGCTCGGCGACCGCGACGACCTCTGCGTCGTCGGCGACCCCCTGCAGACGATCTACTCCTTCGCGGGCGCGTCACCGGACCACCTGACCAGCTTCTCCCGTCACCATCCCGGCGCGCAGACCATCGAGCTGACTCGCAACTACCGTTCTACTCCGCAGATCGTCTCTGCGGCGAACTCCGTGTTCTCGGCGCGCGCCAGCCGCGAGGGCGTCATCCTGCGGTCGCAGTCCGACGACGGACCCCAAGTCGAGTACGTCGGCCACGCAGACGAAGTTGCCGAAGCAGAGTCGATCGCCGAGCGCATCGACAAACTGCATGCCGGCGGCACTGCGCTACGCGAGATGGCCGTACTGTTCCGGATCAACGCCCAGTCCGAGGCGTACGAGGAGGCGCTCGCCGCACGGGAGATTCCGTACGTTGTCCGTGGCGTCGAGCGGTTCTTCGAACGGGCCGAGGTGAAGCAGGCAATCACGCTGCTGCGTGGCGCGGCGCGTGCGGGAGGTCAGGAGACCGGTGAGCTGGTCGCCGACGTGGTCGCGGTCCTGGCGTCGATGGGCTACACCGCTCAGGCGCCGACGACGGCTGGCTCTGTGCGCGATCGATGGGAGTCGCTCAACGCGCTGGTCACGATGGCGATCGAGTACGCAGACTCCGCATCCGACGGCGACCTGACCGGACTCGTCGCAGATCTCGAGCGCCGTGCGCACACCTCGCATGCACCCGTTGCCGAGGGCGTCACGCTGGCGACGATGCACTCCGCAAAGGGCCTCGAATGGGATGCCGTCTTCTGTGCCGGCATCCAGGAAGGCACCATGCCGATCACATACGCCGAGTCGCCTCAGGAGATCGAGGAGGAGCGCCGGTTGTTCTACGTCGGCATGACCCGTGCGCGGCGCCTCCTCACCGTGTCTTGGTCGGCCGCTCGTACGCCCGGCGGGCGTGGCGGACGCCGGGCGAGTAGGTTCCTCGATCCGCTACTGCCTGCGGACGCAGCACGTTCGCGTACCGAGCGCACGACGCGCAAGTCGCGTTCGCAGCGCCGCGGTGTCGCCCGCTGTCGTACCTGTAACGGCCTGCTCGACTCGGCGGCCGAGCGCAAGATCGGCCGATGCGCCCAATGCCCTGCCACGTATGACGAGCAGCTGTTCGAGGAGTTGCGCACGTGGCGCATGGAGCAGGCAAGTGAGGCGAAGGTGCCGGCATTCTGTGTGTTCACCGACGCGACCCTTGTCGCGATCGCCGAGGGTTTGCCTGCGGAGTCGGCCGCGCTGGCGCGCATCCCGGGCATCGGCAAGGCGAAAATCGACAGGTACGGCGACGACGTACTGGCCATCATCAAGAAAACCTCGAAAAAATCCGAAAAATAG
- a CDS encoding WhiB family transcriptional regulator: MTTTVLDPIALLGSEDDDLARSIPCRSNDPELFFAETPHDVEVAKALCLDCPVRQECLAGALDRSEPWGVWGGELFLQGKVIPRKRPRGRPRKTEVAA, translated from the coding sequence ATGACAACCACAGTCCTCGATCCGATCGCGCTGCTCGGCAGCGAAGACGACGACCTCGCTCGTTCTATTCCTTGCCGAAGCAATGACCCGGAGCTGTTCTTTGCGGAGACCCCGCATGACGTGGAGGTGGCCAAGGCCTTGTGCCTCGACTGCCCAGTCCGCCAGGAATGCCTGGCCGGCGCTCTCGATCGATCCGAGCCATGGGGGGTATGGGGTGGCGAGCTGTTCCTACAGGGAAAGGTCATCCCGCGCAAACGTCCACGTGGCCGGCCGCGCAAAACCGAGGTAGCCGCGTGA
- a CDS encoding mycoredoxin — protein MSAQFTMYSTPWCGYCHRLRGQLDREGIAYEVVDIEQQPEAAAIVEKANGGNQTVPTLVFPDGTAMTNPSLAQVKAQLAA, from the coding sequence ATGTCGGCCCAGTTCACGATGTACTCGACCCCGTGGTGCGGTTACTGCCACCGCCTGCGCGGACAGCTCGACCGCGAGGGCATCGCGTACGAGGTGGTCGACATCGAGCAGCAGCCGGAGGCGGCCGCGATCGTAGAGAAAGCGAACGGCGGGAACCAGACCGTGCCGACGCTGGTGTTTCCCGACGGCACTGCGATGACCAACCCGTCACTCGCGCAGGTGAAGGCCCAGCTCGCGGCCTGA
- a CDS encoding TOMM precursor leader peptide-binding protein: MRPVLRPGFDVYRRDRNHLQFGTSTDDCLVVEDRPGLVGLLRLLDGYRDLTTVALLASDGVPALTDPPAGLIAALQDAGIVVDAEPWDNDEPGLDAEARSLALAGVAAPEMRDRLVRRAQSCVELRVDPATTALADSATACVRDLGVDVAYAPGQLATVALVISAGPADRATYAAFRHERVPHLVAAVDGARVQIGPFVQPATSPCVECSDRQRAEWDPCWSAVVAQLGTPLARPADPYALSATTRQLASALIAHEIAAFCDEVEPRTASRTITLGPDLHDWEETEVAFHPQCPCRR, translated from the coding sequence ATGCGCCCTGTACTCCGCCCCGGATTCGACGTCTACCGTCGCGACCGCAATCACCTGCAGTTCGGTACGTCGACCGATGACTGCCTCGTCGTCGAGGACCGACCCGGCCTGGTCGGCCTGCTGCGGCTGCTCGACGGTTACCGCGACCTGACGACGGTCGCCCTGCTCGCGTCCGACGGCGTACCCGCGTTGACCGACCCGCCAGCCGGCCTGATCGCAGCGCTACAGGACGCCGGCATCGTCGTTGACGCCGAACCTTGGGACAACGACGAGCCCGGTCTCGACGCCGAAGCACGTTCCCTCGCACTTGCCGGCGTAGCAGCGCCGGAGATGCGCGATCGGCTCGTACGCCGCGCACAGTCCTGCGTCGAGTTGCGCGTGGATCCCGCCACGACTGCGCTCGCCGACTCTGCGACGGCCTGTGTGCGCGACCTCGGCGTCGACGTCGCTTACGCACCCGGCCAGCTCGCGACCGTCGCGCTGGTCATCTCCGCAGGCCCCGCGGATCGCGCGACCTATGCCGCCTTCAGGCACGAGCGCGTACCGCACCTGGTCGCGGCGGTCGATGGTGCCCGCGTGCAGATCGGGCCGTTCGTCCAACCCGCCACGAGCCCGTGCGTCGAGTGCTCGGATCGCCAGCGAGCCGAGTGGGATCCGTGCTGGTCAGCGGTCGTGGCCCAGCTCGGCACTCCACTCGCGCGCCCTGCCGACCCCTATGCGCTCAGTGCAACGACGCGACAGCTCGCGAGCGCACTCATCGCACACGAGATCGCCGCGTTCTGCGACGAGGTCGAGCCCCGTACGGCGTCTCGCACCATCACCCTCGGCCCCGACCTACACGACTGGGAAGAGACCGAGGTTGCGTTCCATCCGCAGTGTCCGTGCAGGCGATGA
- a CDS encoding PPA1309 family protein: protein MRVGEDSALRQAALEVEEHAAEAGWDQPPTLYALVPTGDLVRAEPEMARSLGLDESADPESLTPVAQDDIPADRSFEETLARIMWPPQVFGCAAVVERLMLPPDAEEGLPDEPSELESYAAKHPDRQDVRIVAAVNRSGEVHCAVRMRTNPDDLLEGPDLVPALTRLLSETLAD from the coding sequence GTGCGAGTAGGAGAGGACTCTGCGCTTCGACAGGCAGCGCTCGAGGTCGAGGAGCATGCCGCAGAAGCGGGTTGGGACCAACCGCCCACGTTGTACGCATTGGTGCCGACCGGCGATCTCGTCCGGGCTGAGCCGGAGATGGCGCGCAGCCTCGGGCTCGATGAGTCCGCCGACCCCGAATCGCTCACGCCGGTAGCCCAGGACGACATACCCGCCGACCGGTCGTTCGAGGAGACCCTCGCGCGCATCATGTGGCCGCCGCAGGTCTTCGGCTGCGCGGCAGTCGTCGAACGCCTGATGCTGCCGCCCGACGCCGAGGAGGGTCTGCCCGACGAGCCGAGCGAACTCGAGTCGTACGCGGCGAAGCATCCCGACCGTCAGGACGTACGCATCGTGGCCGCGGTGAACCGTTCCGGCGAGGTCCATTGTGCGGTTCGGATGCGCACCAACCCCGACGATCTGCTCGAGGGACCCGACCTCGTACCGGCACTGACGAGGCTGCTCTCGGAGACCCTGGCAGACTAG
- a CDS encoding zinc-dependent metalloprotease, translating to MATNPPDDSQDNTPDKGPDDSGPGSQQNPFAGTPMEQMFQAFSGGQMPDMNVIMSQMQRMFAPHEGSVNWELATEIARHTVAQSPDPSVTTADTGAVSDAVRLAELWLDGATSIPAGATTSAAWSRAEWIEATSPTWRTLVEPIAEHVVTAMSDAVPEEAKQMAGPLMGFLGQAGGAMFGQQIGRALGELAAEVVSTTDVGLPLGPDGVAAILPRNVKEFGEGLGVTPTDVTLYLVLRECAHHRLFAHAPWLRARLVGAIEEFGRGTRIDMSRIEESMRDIDPTNPNALNEALSGGLFEPTRTPEQQSALERLELLLALVEGWVDEVVSQATDERMPAAKSLREAVRRRRAAGGPAEETFASLVGLELRPRRLRDAAHLWAALRDRQGAEARDAVWAHPDLLPSAADLDDPLGFATDDDTRIDDEDFDAALADLLDSAGESSSDDESGEGDESAGS from the coding sequence ATGGCCACGAACCCACCAGACGACAGCCAGGACAACACTCCGGACAAGGGTCCGGACGACTCTGGCCCGGGCAGCCAGCAGAACCCCTTCGCCGGTACCCCCATGGAGCAGATGTTCCAGGCGTTCTCCGGTGGGCAGATGCCCGATATGAACGTCATCATGTCCCAGATGCAGCGGATGTTCGCGCCGCATGAGGGCAGTGTGAACTGGGAGCTCGCCACCGAGATCGCTCGGCACACCGTCGCCCAGTCACCCGACCCGTCGGTGACGACCGCCGATACGGGTGCCGTCTCCGACGCGGTACGCCTGGCCGAGCTGTGGCTCGACGGCGCGACGAGCATCCCGGCGGGCGCGACCACTTCGGCTGCGTGGAGCCGCGCGGAGTGGATCGAGGCGACGTCGCCGACGTGGCGCACGCTGGTCGAGCCGATCGCCGAGCATGTCGTCACCGCGATGAGCGACGCGGTGCCCGAAGAGGCCAAGCAGATGGCGGGCCCGCTGATGGGATTCCTCGGCCAGGCCGGCGGCGCGATGTTCGGCCAGCAGATCGGCCGGGCTCTCGGCGAGCTCGCCGCCGAGGTCGTCTCGACGACCGACGTCGGGCTCCCGCTCGGTCCCGACGGAGTCGCCGCGATCCTGCCCCGTAACGTCAAGGAGTTCGGCGAGGGCCTCGGCGTGACACCGACCGACGTGACGCTCTACCTGGTACTCCGCGAGTGTGCGCACCATCGGCTCTTCGCCCACGCGCCGTGGCTCCGCGCACGCCTCGTCGGTGCGATCGAGGAGTTCGGTCGCGGTACGCGCATCGACATGTCCCGGATCGAGGAGTCGATGCGCGACATCGACCCGACCAACCCGAACGCCCTCAACGAGGCATTGTCCGGTGGCCTGTTCGAGCCGACTCGTACGCCCGAGCAACAGAGCGCCCTGGAGCGGCTCGAACTGCTGCTGGCGCTCGTCGAAGGATGGGTCGACGAGGTGGTGAGCCAGGCGACCGACGAGCGGATGCCCGCCGCGAAGAGCCTGCGTGAGGCTGTACGCCGCCGCCGGGCCGCGGGTGGTCCCGCAGAGGAGACGTTCGCGTCGCTGGTCGGTCTCGAGCTCAGGCCACGTCGTCTACGCGATGCCGCTCATCTGTGGGCCGCATTGCGCGACCGACAGGGCGCGGAGGCCCGCGACGCCGTGTGGGCGCACCCGGATCTGCTCCCGTCTGCGGCCGACCTCGACGATCCGCTCGGGTTCGCAACCGACGACGACACCCGCATCGACGACGAGGACTTCGACGCGGCACTCGCCGATCTGCTCGACTCGGCCGGAGAGTCCTCGTCCGACGACGAGTCGGGCGAGGGAGACGAGTCCGCCGGTTCATGA
- a CDS encoding AarF/ABC1/UbiB kinase family protein: MTPSDRSEDPPHRSVPRSTAARTARLARLPLGLASRATVGLGRRLSGTPASSVMTDLQQRTAEQIFEVLGDLKGGAMKFGQTLSIFEAAMPEELSGPYRETLAKLQDSAPPMPAATVHRVLADAFGPDWRTRLVELDDDPAAAASIGQVHRGKWHDGTDVAVKVQYPGAGPALESDLRQIGRLSRLFGVITPGLDVKPLVQELKDRVVEELDYDLEAQAQQAFAEAFAGDEAVKVPRVVDHATTVLVSEWMDSKSSLARLIADGSKADRDHYGAAYVRFLFAGPGRTGMLHADPHPGNFRVLDDGRLGVVDYGAVARLPEGGLPAVVGRLLRHAVDDDWDAVRDGLVAEGFIRPETKLDTDTMRAYLAPFVEPAQTPTFTFSRDWLRAQANRVSSPQAQGLGTALKINIPPSYLLIHRVWAGGIGVLSQLGATAPFREILEQSLPGFDDC; encoded by the coding sequence ATGACGCCGAGCGACCGTTCCGAGGACCCGCCCCACCGTTCGGTACCGCGCAGCACCGCCGCGCGTACGGCACGACTCGCCCGACTCCCGCTGGGACTCGCAAGTCGGGCGACCGTCGGGTTAGGGCGGCGGCTCTCCGGCACGCCGGCCAGCTCGGTGATGACCGATCTGCAGCAGCGCACCGCCGAGCAGATCTTCGAGGTGCTCGGCGACCTCAAGGGCGGTGCGATGAAGTTCGGGCAGACCTTGAGCATCTTCGAGGCCGCCATGCCCGAGGAGCTGTCCGGGCCGTACCGCGAGACCCTCGCGAAGCTGCAGGACTCCGCTCCCCCGATGCCGGCCGCCACAGTTCACCGCGTGCTCGCCGATGCGTTCGGGCCCGACTGGCGTACCCGTTTGGTCGAGCTCGACGACGATCCGGCCGCTGCGGCTTCGATCGGCCAGGTCCACCGCGGCAAATGGCACGACGGCACCGACGTCGCGGTGAAGGTGCAGTACCCCGGCGCGGGCCCGGCTTTGGAGAGCGACCTCCGCCAGATCGGCCGACTCAGCCGACTGTTCGGCGTCATCACGCCCGGGCTCGACGTGAAACCGCTCGTGCAGGAGCTCAAGGACCGCGTGGTCGAGGAGCTCGACTACGACCTCGAGGCGCAGGCACAGCAGGCGTTCGCCGAGGCGTTCGCGGGTGACGAGGCGGTCAAGGTTCCGCGGGTCGTCGACCACGCCACGACCGTGCTGGTGAGCGAGTGGATGGACAGCAAGTCATCGCTAGCGCGGTTGATCGCCGACGGAAGCAAAGCGGATCGTGATCACTACGGCGCGGCGTACGTACGCTTCCTGTTCGCCGGCCCCGGGCGCACCGGCATGCTGCATGCCGACCCGCATCCGGGCAACTTCCGCGTACTCGATGACGGCCGTCTCGGGGTCGTGGACTACGGAGCCGTGGCCCGACTCCCCGAGGGCGGCCTTCCGGCGGTCGTCGGCCGGCTGCTACGCCACGCCGTCGACGACGACTGGGATGCCGTACGCGACGGTTTGGTCGCCGAGGGATTCATCCGGCCGGAGACCAAGCTCGACACCGACACGATGCGTGCGTACCTCGCGCCGTTCGTCGAGCCCGCACAGACGCCGACATTCACCTTCAGCCGAGATTGGCTGCGAGCACAGGCCAACCGGGTGAGCAGCCCTCAGGCGCAAGGCCTCGGCACCGCGCTGAAGATCAACATCCCGCCGTCGTACCTGCTCATCCACCGGGTCTGGGCAGGCGGGATCGGCGTACTGAGCCAGCTCGGCGCGACCGCGCCGTTTCGAGAGATCCTCGAACAAAGCCTGCCCGGTTTCGACGATTGCTGA
- a CDS encoding M48 family metallopeptidase, with amino-acid sequence MTHATPDDESSPKIDIRRSRRRRRSVAAYRDGDTIVILMPDRLSRAEERRWVETMLERLERQSERRKPTDADLQRRADALNVRHLDGTCEAESVRWVDNQTARWGSCTIEDRSIRLSSRLQGMPLWVIDYVLMHELAHLRVPGHDDEFWELVNRYPRTERARGFLDGVSLAAGLDWVDE; translated from the coding sequence GTGACGCACGCGACACCAGACGATGAATCGTCGCCCAAGATCGACATCCGGCGCAGTCGGCGCCGCCGTCGGTCGGTTGCTGCGTACCGTGACGGCGACACGATCGTGATCCTGATGCCCGACCGGCTGTCGCGAGCCGAGGAGCGCCGTTGGGTCGAGACGATGCTCGAGCGGCTGGAGCGCCAGTCGGAACGACGCAAGCCCACCGATGCTGATCTGCAGCGGCGCGCAGACGCGCTGAACGTGCGGCACCTCGACGGCACCTGCGAGGCCGAGTCGGTCCGGTGGGTCGATAACCAGACGGCGCGCTGGGGCTCCTGCACGATCGAGGACCGGTCCATCAGGTTGTCCAGCCGCCTCCAGGGCATGCCGCTGTGGGTCATCGACTACGTGCTCATGCATGAGCTGGCACATCTGCGGGTGCCAGGGCACGACGACGAGTTCTGGGAGCTGGTGAACCGCTACCCGCGCACCGAGCGCGCCCGCGGCTTCCTCGACGGTGTCTCGCTTGCGGCCGGGCTCGACTGGGTGGATGAGTAG
- a CDS encoding PDZ domain-containing protein encodes MSRRNLTLFAAAAATLVLVCVAALIPVPYVTMKPGPTFDTLGKFEDKPVIQFGDGVRTYDTDGELRFTTVSVTSAGSKLSLGQAVSAWFSDDDAVVPRDVIYPEGQTAEEAEQETSLQMSSSKTISEAVALRAAGYDVRVAVEKPVDPKGPAAGKLEVGDTILAVDGEKVHSPDDVINSIATLKPGTDVELDIERGPDERTVTLTTEKHPEDASMSRIGIGIGYDFPVTVTNNVGEDVGGPSAGMMFALAMYDELTRGSLTGDKVVAGTGTIADDGTVGPIGGIQQKIAGAAAADASIFLTPTGNCAEAADGDDHGLTLVEAKTFDQAVKSLEALANDPGAEVPLCE; translated from the coding sequence GTGTCCCGCCGTAACCTCACGCTGTTCGCTGCCGCTGCGGCGACGCTTGTGCTGGTCTGCGTGGCGGCGCTCATCCCCGTCCCGTACGTGACGATGAAACCGGGTCCGACCTTCGACACGCTCGGCAAGTTCGAGGACAAGCCGGTGATCCAGTTCGGCGACGGAGTTCGTACGTACGACACCGATGGCGAGCTTCGGTTCACGACGGTTTCGGTCACCAGCGCCGGATCCAAGCTGTCGCTCGGTCAAGCGGTATCGGCGTGGTTCAGCGACGACGACGCCGTCGTTCCTCGTGACGTGATCTACCCCGAGGGGCAGACTGCCGAGGAGGCGGAGCAGGAGACCAGCCTGCAGATGTCGAGCTCGAAGACGATCTCCGAGGCGGTGGCGCTTCGGGCCGCCGGCTACGACGTACGGGTGGCGGTGGAGAAGCCGGTCGATCCGAAGGGCCCGGCCGCAGGCAAGCTCGAGGTCGGCGACACGATCCTGGCGGTCGACGGTGAGAAGGTCCACTCGCCCGACGACGTCATCAACTCGATCGCCACGCTGAAGCCGGGCACCGATGTGGAGCTCGACATCGAACGCGGCCCCGACGAGCGCACGGTCACCCTGACGACGGAGAAGCATCCAGAAGACGCTTCGATGTCGCGGATCGGCATCGGCATCGGGTACGACTTTCCCGTCACGGTGACCAACAACGTCGGCGAGGACGTCGGCGGGCCGAGCGCCGGAATGATGTTCGCGCTCGCCATGTACGACGAGCTGACTCGCGGGTCGCTCACCGGCGACAAGGTCGTCGCCGGCACCGGGACGATCGCCGACGACGGCACGGTCGGCCCGATCGGCGGCATCCAGCAGAAGATCGCGGGTGCCGCTGCGGCAGACGCGTCGATCTTCCTGACGCCGACCGGCAACTGCGCCGAGGCTGCCGACGGCGATGACCACGGGTTGACGCTCGTCGAAGCCAAGACGTTCGACCAGGCGGTCAAGTCCCTGGAAGCCCTTGCCAACGATCCCGGTGCGGAGGTTCCGCTGTGCGAGTAG
- a CDS encoding molybdenum cofactor biosynthesis protein MoaE, with protein MSSAEVIRLLDVRDEPLRVDEVYASVVDAYAGGVGLFVGTVRDHDGGRGVDRLEYSAHPTVNARMREVAEAIVARYDVVALSAVHRVGSLGIGDIAVVVAVSAAHRGQAMDACHALIDDLKSGVPIWKHQVFADGSDEWVGTP; from the coding sequence ATGAGCTCCGCCGAGGTGATCCGACTGCTCGACGTACGCGACGAGCCTCTGCGTGTCGACGAGGTGTACGCCAGTGTGGTCGATGCGTATGCCGGCGGAGTCGGGCTGTTCGTCGGCACTGTGCGCGATCACGACGGCGGTCGAGGCGTCGATCGCCTGGAGTACTCCGCCCACCCTACGGTGAATGCCCGGATGCGGGAGGTCGCCGAGGCGATCGTCGCGCGCTACGACGTCGTCGCGCTGAGCGCAGTGCACCGAGTCGGGTCGCTCGGCATCGGTGACATCGCAGTCGTCGTCGCGGTGTCCGCGGCGCACCGCGGCCAGGCGATGGATGCTTGCCACGCGCTCATCGACGATCTGAAGTCCGGTGTGCCGATCTGGAAGCACCAGGTGTTCGCCGACGGCAGCGACGAGTGGGTCGGCACCCCATGA